Part of the Oncorhynchus masou masou isolate Uvic2021 chromosome 18, UVic_Omas_1.1, whole genome shotgun sequence genome, ATTGCCTGGCTTAGCCTGTGTGTCATCTTGTTGACAGTGTACCACCTCCTCCTCAGCTCTACACCATCCATTTGATCCAGTCTGGGATGTTTGACGAAACCCCCGCCGCCATCACCCGGCGATACACAGACTTTAAGCGCCTGCACAGCTGCCTTCGCCGCCGTCACAGGGACAACATGGAGCGCGTTGGTTTCCCCCGCAAGAAGCTGCGTAAAAACTTTGTGGCTGAGACCATCGCCAAGCGGAGCCGGGCGTTTGAGCAGTACCTGACCCACATGCACTCGCTGGCTGAGCTGCGGCGCTCGCCCACCTTCCTGGAGTTCTTCTACCTGGGTGACCTGCAGGCTGGCCAGATGCTGATGCGTGTGGGCCGTTACCAGGAAGCCTTGGGCCCTCTGCTCAATGGCCTGAGGCTCCAGGAGAAGCTAGGCTGTGAGGAGCAGGGAAAGCAGCAGCCCCATCACCAGCAGGGCACCCACTGGCTCTTCACCCTGTTGGCCCTGGTGACCTGCTTCCAGGAGCTGGAGCAGCTGGGGGAGGCCCAGGAGCACTGTGACCGAGCCCTGAGGGACCTGGCCCCCTCACCGGAGGCCCTGCAGCAGCACCACTTTCACCCACTGCTCattcctcttctccagaccaACGTCAGACTGTCATGGAAGATCTCTAAGGATAAGCGGCAGTGGGAAGTGCTGCTTCAGGAAATCCAGGACTCTGGGGCTGATACAAGGAACCAACCCAGCCTGAAGGAGTACCTGATAAAGGAGGCCCTggtggagagcgagggagacacTAAGGCCAAGCTCAAACGGGAAAAGGCCACTTAACCCAAAGATAATGGTGCTCATAGTTATGAGGAAAGCATTTCATGTAATGAAGGATTTGGTCTCTAGTCTCTTGACATGTATTTCCGACAGCACTCAGTCTAAACTCTTAAGACATTCTAATGAATACACTCTACCTACCAAGTCATGCACAAATAGCAGAAAACAATGGCATGTTATAATTGTCTATAAAGTTCAAATTATTTGCTTGATTGTTTTACCTTGTAAATTGTAGACAAGTCATTTTTAATCACATTTTATGATACAGCTGCTTGGAAATAACTTTGTATTTTTCTAGAAGTTAACAGCAAATAGGCCACTATTTCAAAAATACTCCTGCTTTTTAAAACTTTTCAATTATGCCATTCACATTCTTATTGAGATGTAAGTGGATTAATAACTTTAGGATGACAAAAGGATAGAACATGAATTTAAGGACAAACTTTGCTCAAGTTAGTCATTTTCTTGTTTACACAAGAATGAAGGGAAAACCTGTCTGACTGCTATTGACAACACTTCTACTTGTTAAATCAAGACTTTTCAGCAAGGAATTGTAATCATTCTCAATAACCCAGATTTGTTTATATTGCTATAGTATTATGCAGCCTCTGTACCAGATTTGGATTTGAGTCACTAGACTTACATAAGGGGAAATTCAGGTTGGTTTCCTTTCATATGCCTTAGGGAGGAGCCTAATAAGAATCTGAATGCACCACTGGAAGTGTGTTTTAGACAAGAGGTATGACTTAACTATGTATTTTTGCCATACTGCAGGCAGGTCCTGTATCACTAATGACGTTATTTCAAAGCAGACCTACAATCCTGTGGGAGCAGGGAGGTAAACCTTTTGTTGCACTCTGAAATAGGCTAGTCTACCTGCTTGAGTGACTATTTCAAACTAACCTAAGAATTATTTTCTCAATAGCCTAGATGCAATGTTACATCTCTGAAAGTGCCTGCCTTGCACCTTTGAACTCTAGCCTTAACATTTCACTGTTTATTTGTATACTAAAATGATTAGAATATGTATTTTGTTTAATAAATCTATCCCCCAAAGTTATTAATTTTTTATTTGGAAGATCTGGCATGTTATAAAGAAGTTAAAACACAGTTAAAATCAAATATTTTTACTGAGGCCTGTCCGAGAACTATTTCTCAGTGCAATGGAGACACTTCTCTAACCAGTCCAATGGCCCTGTGACAAGTGTtccaatcacatcacatcacatgcaTACTTCAGACACTCAAACATTGTGGTACTCATGTGCCTACTGTATTAATCAGTGTATATAAATACATTCA contains:
- the LOC135504406 gene encoding sorting nexin-21-like; protein product: MASKLMDRLRRTLFKEGEVVSKEPIDVTEESFPESSELEDDTECLSERLGGTLCFDGESALESEDPGEASGPDSDSDYLGESIEDGFSSTDTSPVGPSPGGSSLLTRQLQDSWSLRFRSVPQKLVFEVTDASVVQESSSKYVLYTIHLIQSGMFDETPAAITRRYTDFKRLHSCLRRRHRDNMERVGFPRKKLRKNFVAETIAKRSRAFEQYLTHMHSLAELRRSPTFLEFFYLGDLQAGQMLMRVGRYQEALGPLLNGLRLQEKLGCEEQGKQQPHHQQGTHWLFTLLALVTCFQELEQLGEAQEHCDRALRDLAPSPEALQQHHFHPLLIPLLQTNVRLSWKISKDKRQWEVLLQEIQDSGADTRNQPSLKEYLIKEALVESEGDTKAKLKREKAT